AGATGCCGGGAATGGACGGCTTCGGCGTCGTCGATGCGGTGGGCGTGGCGATGCCGGTGACGGTCTTTGTCACCGCGTACGATGCGCACGCGTTGCGCGCGTTCGAGGCGCAGGCGCTCGACTACGTGCTGAAGCCGATCGATCCGGCGCGGCTCGCGCGCGCGCTCGACCGCGCGGTGCAGCGCGTGGCAGAGCGGCGCGCCGGCGTGCGGGGCGAGTCGCCGCTCGACCGCTTTCTCGTGCGGCGCGCCGGGCGCGTCGTCGTCGTGCCGGCGGACGACGTGGACTGGATCGAGGCCGACGGGGACTACGCGCGGCTGCACGTCGGCGCCGCGCGGCACCTCGTGCGCGAGACGATGGGGCGGCTGGAGGCGACGCTCGACCCCCGCCGGTTCGTGCGGATCCACCGCTCGATCATCGCGAACGTCGACCGGATCGCCGAGCTGCGACCGCACGCGAACCGCGAGTTCGTCGTGGTGCTGCGCGACGGCACGCGCCTCAAGCTGAGTCGCAGCTACCGCGACCGCCTCGACGCGCGGCTCGGCGCGGCGCGTTAGGCGCGAAGAGTCACCGCGCGTTCATCCGCGCGAACCACGCGTCGAGCTCCTCGCGCGACGCGCGCGCGCGCTCGGCCGCGGTGCCGTACGCGACCTCCGTCTTCCCCTCCTCGAGCTGCGCGATGACCGCGTCGGCGAACTCGTCGAGCGGCGTCGCGAACAGATGCAGCCCCGGGCCGCCGAGGTCCGTGTTCACCGCGGGCGGGATGATCTCGATCACCTCGATGCCGCGCTTCCCGAGCTCGTGGCGCATCGAGAGCGTGAACGAGTGGACCGCCGCCTTCGTCGCGCAATAGATCGGCATCATCGCCATCGGCGCGAACGCGAGCCCCGAGGACACGTTGAGCAGC
The window above is part of the Gemmatirosa kalamazoonensis genome. Proteins encoded here:
- a CDS encoding LytR/AlgR family response regulator transcription factor, whose product is MTRPTVRVVIVDDEPLARRGLRAHLARRTDVDVVGECASGSAAVAAIRALTPDVVLLDVQMPGMDGFGVVDAVGVAMPVTVFVTAYDAHALRAFEAQALDYVLKPIDPARLARALDRAVQRVAERRAGVRGESPLDRFLVRRAGRVVVVPADDVDWIEADGDYARLHVGAARHLVRETMGRLEATLDPRRFVRIHRSIIANVDRIAELRPHANREFVVVLRDGTRLKLSRSYRDRLDARLGAAR